In the genome of Xyrauchen texanus isolate HMW12.3.18 chromosome 33, RBS_HiC_50CHRs, whole genome shotgun sequence, one region contains:
- the birc5a gene encoding baculoviral IAP repeat-containing protein 5a, with amino-acid sequence MNPGNDDQNKMYFYENRLQTFVGWPFEEGCVCTPENMAKAGFIHTPSENSPDIAQCFFCLKELEGWEPEDDPEKEHKAHSPTCDFILLKKTMDSLTVEEFLKLQKERQKCIIKKTCGQAIDKFEEAVKHKRSKIIQTAMGEE; translated from the exons ATGAATCCTGGTAATGACGATCAgaacaaaatgtacttttatgagAACAGACTTCAAACATTCGTTGGCTGGCCGTTTGAAGAGGGTTGCGTTTGCACTCCAGAAAAT ATGGCCAAAGCTGGATTTATTCACACCCCGTCGGAGAACAGTCCAGATATAGCTCAGTGCTTCTTCTGTTTGAAAGAGCTGGAAGGATGGGAGCCTGAGGATGATCCCGA gAAAGAACATAAAGCACATTCTCCCACATGTGATTTTATCTTGCTGAAGAAGACAATGGACAGCCTGACAGTGGAGGAATTTCTGAAACTTCAGAAAGAGAGACAAAAGTGTATCATT aaaaaaacatgTGGCCAGGCAATTGATAAATTTGAAGAGGCTGTGAAGCACAAGAGATCCAAGATCATCCAGACTGCCATGGGGGAGGAATAA
- the fscn2b gene encoding fascin-2b, which translates to MPSNGSKALKLQFGLINHENRYLTAEAFGFKVNASAPSLKKKQIWTLEQDEQDGQVVYLRSHLGRYLASEKYGKVSCEAETKNNDCRFLIVAQSDGRWALQSETHLRFFGGSDDYISCFAQTIGEAELWAMHLALHPQANLLSVARKRYAHLASPEGEIAVDSNIPWGVDALLTLVYMDGKYCLKTSDSRFLSNDGKLSSENGRGTGYTLELKSGKLAFKDCEGKYLTPMGPSGTLRSGRCSKPGKDELFDLEESHPQVVFQAANNRFVSIRQGVSVSANQDDETDLETFQMEIDKDVRKFKFRTNEGNYWTLVAHGGIQSTATEAGANTMFDIVWLGRRVALRASNGKYVCTKKNGQLAAVSDSVGEDEQLVLKLINRPILILRGENGYVCHHKSSNTLDANRSVYDIFTLYFNDGAYHIKGAGGKFWYVSNSGLVCSDGDTPEDFSFEFLEHGRIAIRAKNGKYLRGDQGGNLKGDGENADSSSLWEY; encoded by the exons ATGCCCTCCAATGGCAGTAAAGCCCTCAAGCTACAGTTTGGGCTTATTAACCATGAAAACCGCTATCTAACTGCGGAGGCCTTTGGTTTCAAGGTAAATGCTTCAGCTCCGAGTCTCAAGAAGAAGCAGATCTGGACTTTAGAGCAAGACGAGCAAGATGGTCAGGTGGTTTACCTTCGAAGTCACCTAGGTCGCTACCTGGCTTCCGAAAAATATGGCAAAGTGAGCTGTGAGGCTGAGACGAAAAATAATGACTGTCGGTTTCTGATTGTGGCACAGTCAGATGGTCGTTGGGCCCTGCAGTCCGAGACACATCTCCGTTTCTTTGGAGGTTCGGATGACTACATCTCCTGCTTTGCTCAGACCATTGGTGAGGCAGAACTTTGGGCCATGCATCTGGCCCTGCACCCACAGGCCAATCTGCTCAGTGTGGCCCGCAAACGCTATGCCCACCTGGCATCCCCTGAGGGAGAGATTGCTGTGGACAGCAACATCCCATGGGGTGTGGATGCTCTTTTAACTCTTGTATACATGGATGGAAAATATTGTCTTAAGACCAGTGACAGTCGTTTCTTGAGCAATGATGGGAAGCTGTCCTCTGAGAATGGCCGTGGCACAGGTTACACCTTGGAACTAAAGTCAGGCAAGTTGGCCTTCAAGGACTGTGAGGGGAAGTATTTGACCCCAATGGGGCCCTCTGGAACCTTGCGTTCTGGACGCTGCTCCAAACCCGGCAAGGATGAGCTGTTTGATCTTGAGGAGAGCCATCCACAAGTGGTGTTTCAGGCTGCCAACAACAGATTTGTCTCCATCCGACAGG GTGTGAGTGTCTCAGCCAATCAGGATGATGAGACAGACTTGGAGACGTTTCAAATGGAAATTGATAAAGACGTGAGAAAGTTCAAATTTCGAACTAATGAAGGGAATTACTGGACGCTTGTTGCTCATGGAGGCATCCAGTCAACAGCCACAGAAGC CGGTGCCAACACCATGTTTGACATAGTGTGGCTTGGTCGACGGGTGGCACTGCGAGCCAGCAATGGAAAATACGTATGCACAAAGAAAAATGGCCAGCTTGCTGCAGTCAGTGACAGTGTGG GTGAGGATGAGCAGCTGGTTCTGAAACTGATCAATCGACCCATATTGATCCTGAGAGGAGAGAATGGCTATGTATGTCACCACAAGAGCTCAAATACACTGGATGCCAACCGTTCAGTTTATGACATATTTACGCTGTATTTCAATGATGGTGCATACCACATTAAAG GTGCTGGTGGAAAGTTCTGGTATGTGTCCAACAGTGGATTGGTGTGCTCTGATGGCGACACACCTGAAGATTTCAGCTTTGAATTCCTGGAGCATGGACGGATAGCTATAAGGGCCAAAAATGGCAAATATCTACGCGGAGACCAAGGCGGCAACCTGAAAGGAGATGGAGAAAATGCAGACAGCTCTTCCCTCTGGGAATACTGA